In a single window of the Solea senegalensis isolate Sse05_10M linkage group LG1, IFAPA_SoseM_1, whole genome shotgun sequence genome:
- the si:dkey-12l12.1 gene encoding uncharacterized protein si:dkey-12l12.1 yields the protein MGFTIWLCVLCLQASLLSHALDCSGVTQGELCVSGQTADAQYGDQQQQRALPFSEGLVMFRRKRQLERRGPTHLSHSILPGSVSVKGFPNTLIQADRSRRHLVQVKNPKKKRTSRVGSFSLLKHDKKSNPLQVTRARRQVVLDPPKKGKSGRSGAFSVLGDPPNEEKTARAKRSV from the exons ATGGGGTTTACTATCTGGCTGTGCGTGCTCTGCCTGCAGGCGAGCCTGTTGTCACACGCCCTCGACTGCTCAGGAGTGACACAGGGAGAGCTGTGTGTCAGTGGACAGACCGCAGACGCACAG TATGgcgatcagcagcagcagagggcatTACCCTTCAGCGAAGGACTG GTTATGTTCAGACGTAAGCGACAGCTAGAGCGCAGAGGTCCCACCCACCTGAGTCACTCCATCCTGCCCGGGTCCGTCTCTGTCAAAGGCTTCCCTAACACTCTCATCCAG GCTGACAGGTCCAGACGGCACTTGGTCCAGGTTAAAAATCCAAAAAAGAAGCGTACGTCCCGTGTGGGCTCTTTCTCACTCCTGAAACATGACAAGAAATCCAACCCCCTACAG GTGACCAGAGCAAGGCGACAGGTCGTGCTTGACCCTCCCAAGAAGGGGAAGTCAGGTCGTTCTGGAGCTTTTTCTGTCCTT GGTGATCCACCAAATGAAGAGAAGACCGCCAGAGCCAAAAGAAGCGTATAG
- the LOC122781564 gene encoding sperm-associated antigen 16 protein gives MSTNNRHEAGVTASSDAPCISLQPEAVDVFLRNFLFQTGMTETLDCFQTEWNELQQKGLLDAEQVTVIPDMYTDIQRLEMKVKNAQRERDEYRRDASVASDTLAKAEKARDFHRMHHQRVVQEREKLLVERRRIKAQCDNVKPALRRMKEKWNTLVKQTALLNSKRDKSLGQSSRATSDPARTRQNQTVKRQHKQ, from the coding sequence ATGTCCACCAACAATCGACACGAGGCTGGGGTCACTGCTTCGTCAGACGCGCCCTGCATCTCCCTCCAGCCCGAAgctgtggatgtgtttttacGCAACTTTCTCTTTCAGACGGGCATGACTGAAACACTTGACTGTTTCCAGACAGAGTGGAACGAGCTGCAGCAGAAAGGGCTGCTGGACGCAGAGCAGGTCACGGTGATCCCGGACATGTACACTGACATCCAGCGCctggaaatgaaagtgaaaaacgCTCAGCGGGAGAGAGACGAGTACAGACGCGACGCCTCTGTGGCCTCCGACACTCTGGCGAAGGCCGAGAAAGCCCGAGACTTTCACCGCATGCACCATCAGCGAGTTGTGCAGGAGCGAGAGAAGCTcctggtggagaggaggaggatcaaGGCCCAGTGTGACAACGTCAAGCCCGCGTTAAGGAGGATGAAGGAAAAATGGAACACACTTGTGAAGCAGACTGCGCTGCTGAACTCAAAGAGGGACAAGTCCTTAGGACAGTCGAGCAGAGCCACCTCTGATCCCGCCAGGACGCGACAGAACCAGACGGTCAAGCGTCAACACAAACAGTGA
- the ndufb4 gene encoding NADH dehydrogenase [ubiquinone] 1 beta subcomplex subunit 4, which translates to MADYQEAPLATRPKTLDPNEYFNISPEHRRVEQERAAIRANLKRQYQTQLNNPLRRELIDDPALTRWVYARTNPYPHFRPTFKTSLLGILCGVAPLFGLYYIFNTDRNRKEEQIKAGTLQRKFSLAT; encoded by the exons ATGGCGGACTACCAAGAGGCGCCCTTGGCCACTCGGCCAAAAACACTGGATCCTAATGAGTATTTCAACATTTCGCCGGAGCACAGACGCGTTGAACAAGAAAGGGCAGCAATTCGAGCGAATCTGAAGAGACAGTACCAGACGCAGCTTAATAACCCGCTCAGACGAGAGCTCATT GATGACCCTGCGCTGACACGTTGGGTTTATGCACGCACCAACCCGTACCCACATTTCAGGCCAACATTCAAGACATCTCTGTTGGGTATTTTGTGTGGTGTTGCCCCACTCTTTGGCCTCTACTACATCTTCAACACAGACAGG AATCGGAAGGAGGAGCAGATTAAGGCTGGAACCCTCCAACGCAAGTTCAGTCTGGCAACATGA
- the hgd gene encoding homogentisate 1,2-dioxygenase, protein MAGLKYLSGFGNEFSSEDPRCPGSLPEGQNSPQVCPYGLYAEQLSGSAFTCPRPANKRSWLYRILPSVKHKPFAAVPCGNLTENWNEVEPDPNQLRWLPFTIAKPTEKKVDFVAGLHTLCGAGDSKSRNGIGIHIYTCNTSMVDRCFNNSDGDFLIVPQQGEILITTEFGKMMVEPNEICVIQQGMRFSVDVFGATRGYILEVYGCHFEIPDLGPIGANGLANPRDFLCPVAWYEDRTVPTGYTVINKYQGKLFACQQDFSPFNVVAWHGNYTPYKYNLKNFMVINCVAFDHADPSIFTVLTAKSTRPGVAVADFVIFPPRWGVADHTFRPPYYHRNCMSEFMGLIKGHYEAKEEGFQPGGGSLHSIMTPHGPDFDCFEKNSTAELKPERVAEGTMAFMFESSFSMAVTKWGLQTCQRLDKTYYQCWEPLRSHFNPNWKPSKK, encoded by the exons ATGGCTGGACTCAAG TACCTGAGCGGGTTTGGGAACGAGTTCTCCTCCGAAGACCCTCGCTGTCCTGGATCATTACCCGAGGGACAG AACAGTCCTCAGGTTTGTCCCTATGGCCTCTACGCTGAGCAGCTCTCCGGCTCTGCCTTCACCTGCCCACGACCAGCCAATAAGAGGAG CTGGTTGTACCGAATCCTCCCGTCTGTCAAACATAAGCCTTTTGCCGCAGTGCCATGTGGGAATTTGACGGAGAACTGGAACGAGGTGGAGCCTGATCCAAACCAG CTGCGGTGGCTTCCATTCACTATTGCCAAACCAACAGAGAAGAAAGTGGACTTTGTGGCT GGTCTGCACACGCTCTGTGGTGCTGGCGATTCCAAATCTCGCAACGGCATCGGCATCCACATCTACACGTGCAACACGTCCATGGTggacag GTGCTTCAACAACTCCGATGGAGACTTTCTGATTG TTCCCCAGCAGGGTGAGATCTTGATCACTACAGAGTTTGGGAAGATGATGGTGGAGCCGAACGAGATCTGTGTCATCCAG CAAGGGATGCGCTTCAGTGTGGATGTGTTTGGAGCAACCAGAGGTTATATTCTGGAGGTGTATGGATGCCACTTTGAAATTCCTGACCTGGGACCCATAG GAGCCAACGGTTTGGCCAACCCGAGAGATTTCCTGTGTCCAGTCGCTTGGTATGAGGACCGCACAGTGCCCACAGGTTACACCGTCATCAACAAGTACCAAGGGAAGCTCTTTGCCTGCCAACAG GATTTTTCTCCTTTCAACGTGGTTGCCTGGCACGGGAATTACACACCGTACAAATACAACCTGAAGAACTTCATGGTTATCAACTGTGTGGCATTCGACCATGCG GATCCGTCCATTTTTACCGTGCTGACTGCCAAATCCACACGACCTGGTGTGGCCGTTGCCGACTTTGTCATCTTCCCCCCACGGTGGGGCGTGGCTGACCACACCTTCCGTCCACCATACTATCACC GTAACTGCATGAGTGAATTCATGGGTCTGATCAAAGGCCACTACGAGGCCAAAGAGGAGGGTTTCCAGCCTGGAGGGGGCAGCCTCCACAGCATTATGACGCCGCATGGCCCTGATTTCGACTGCTTTGAGAAGAACAGCACTGCTGAGCTGAAACCTGAGAGGGTGGCTGAGGGCACCATG gCATTTATGTTCGAGTCGTCCTTCAGTATGGCAGTGACCAAGTGGGGTTTACAGACATGTCAGAGGCTTGACAAGACCTACTATCAATGCTGGGAACCTCTCCGCAGCCACTTTAATCCTAACTGGAAGCCCAGTAAGAAGTAG